A single Orcinus orca chromosome 2, mOrcOrc1.1, whole genome shotgun sequence DNA region contains:
- the TERB2 gene encoding telomere repeats-binding bouquet formation protein 2 codes for MFQGQRAWFCRSVSCNLRQFWVAEGGTISDPRAADFLFSCDASHPDTLRIYQSLDYIEDNATVFHACYLSAVANAEIKNSVALGHFILPPECLQKEIRRKIGSFIWEQDQHSLIEKHDEVTPNEIKSLRESSVLATDHKKELSKSTEKHFIRTPVVEKQMYFPLQNYPVNNMVTGYISIDAMKKFLGELHDFIPGSSGYLAYHVQNEINMSAIKNELKRKY; via the exons ATGTTTCAAGGGCAGCGGGCTTGGTTCTGCCGCAGCGTCAGCTGCAACCTGAGGCAGTTCTGGG TGGCCGAAGGGGGGACCATCAGTGACCCGAGGGCCGCCGATTTCTTGTTCAGCTGCGATGCCTCACACCCAGACACGCTGAG aATATATCAGAGTCTTGATTACATAGAAGATAATGCTACAGTTTTTCACGCCTGCTATCTCTCTGCAGTAGCTAATGCTGAAATAAAAAACTCGGTGGCTTTAGGTCATTTTATTCTTCCTCCTGAATGCCTTCAAAAAG aaataagaagaaaaattggTAGTTTTATTTGGGAACAAGACCAACATTCTCTGATAGAAAAG CATGATGAAGTAACACCAAATGAAATAAAGTCCCTTAGGGAAAGCAGTGTACTAGCAACGGATCACAAAAAAGAATTATCTAAAAG cACAGAAAAGCATTTTATAAGGACTCCAGTTGTAGAAAAGCAGATGTACTTCCCTCTTCAGAATTATCCAGTGAACAACATGGTAAcag GTTATATATCAATTGATGCCATGAAGAAATTTCTTGGGGAGCTACATGACTTCATTCCTGGAAGTTCAGGTTATTTGGCATACCATGTTCAAAATGAAATTAACATGTCTGCTATAAAAAACGAATTGAAGAGGAAATACTAA